One Desulfomonile tiedjei genomic window, AGGGACATAACAGAGCGCAAACGCGTGGAAGAACGCCTGCGCCTTCTCTCCGAGACCGTGGAGCAAAGTTCCGAAGGCTTGGCCGTCATCTCGCCCGAGGCGAGAGTAGTGTTTGTCAACAAGGCTTTCGCAGCCATGCATGGTCGAGTTCCGGAGGATTTGATAGGGAAAAACATCTCAGTATTCCACAACCCTGACCAGATACCGGATGTCCGGGAGGCCAACCGCAAACTGCTTACCGAGGGCTATTTCAGCGGCGAAATGTGGCACGCGCGTGAAGACGGAACAGTGTTCCCTGGACTGATGCACAACTCTGTTCTGAGAGACAATGGCGGCAAAATGATAGGCCTGATAGCAACGCTGCGGGACATCACGGATCTGAAGGAGACCCAAGAAGCCCTTCTTAAGAGTCATCAGGAGCTTGAAACCTATTCCTCTTCTTTGGAAGCCAAGGTCGAAGAAAGGACCAAGGACCTTGAGCGCTCACGAATAGAACTCAAGAAATACTCCGAAAGTCTGGAGAAAACCAACGAGGCACTTAGAATCATTATTGAAGGGATCGAAGAGCAGAAAAAGGAGGTTGAAAAAAGGATCGTCCATAATATCAACCTGACCGTCAGACCGATATTGGATCAATTGAAATCGCAGGACATTTCCGAGACGGTGGGATTTCTCCTACAGTCACTGGAATTCAACTTGACCAATATCTTCTCGTCTTTCGGGTTCAACATTATGCAGGGGGGGCATTTGTTGACTCCCCGCGAAATCAGGATTTGCGAGATGATCCGTTCCGGGCTCTCATCGAAACAGATCGCCAAGGTCATGGGCATTTCTCCCCAAACAGTCCTTGTGCATCGCAAGAACGTAAGGAAAAAGCTCGCGTTAGGCAAATCCAGGCGCAATCTGGCGTCATTCTTGAAAGCGAACCTCTAATACCAACTCCCAGTCTGAAAATTGCCACGACGAATAATGAAAATTCTCAACAGATTTGGTGCCACGGACATGCCTCGCACCCGTGGCCCCATGCAAAAGCCGCCCCTTCTTTTACGGATGGGTTATTCCATAGGAAGCTGTTTCATGCTGAGTCCAAATTATTCGTCCGAATGCAATTATTCTGCGTACGGCGCAGGCCCCCGTGCCTGCCCTGGGACCAACGAAACCCTAGGGCAAGGGCGGACGCGGGGGTCCGTGCCGTACGAGGCCGAGGCTTCTCTTTGAACCTGAGAAATGTCGTCGCACACGGTTTCGGGAGACAAATCGGACAGTAATTTTGCCAGTTCCTATGAAAACGCCTCGAAGACAACCGGCAAGATGCCGGCGCCACCGGCGTTTTCATAATTCGTTGTGGCGCTTCCCGCCATGGCAGTTGCTATAGAATTCATTCGGAACTTACCGGGCCGTGGTTGCCGGCAACCAAAAGATACCCGCGCATCAATATTCGGGATTGTGGGTCCAGTCACAGATGTAGATGTATCCGTTCCAGTCGCACGTTGAATTAGAGGTGCCGTAGTATCCCTCGCTATCGTAATAATACGGCAGGAAATCTCTGTGGTAAGGACTCAGCCCGAAGTACCTGCCGTTACCGTTGACGCCATCCCGGGAACGACCTACGTATGCGTCCGACCCTCCTCGCCGAACACCGGGGCTGTAACCCTGGGCCGTCAAAAAAACCGCCCGTTCCGCCGTGG contains:
- a CDS encoding PAS domain S-box protein: MAKARILVVEDEGIIAEDLQMSLRDHGYNVFAVVTTGEEAVRIAGESRPDLVIMDVVLHGEMDGIEAANRIRSRLGVPVIYLTAYADDKMIERAKITEPFGYLIKPFRDRELYSTIELALFKHQLDTRLRESQEWLSVTLNSIGDALIATDRQGLVKYANPVAQTLTGWREYEAKGRPLKEVFNSTIDPGLQVHCSARNDDPAVQPEDFPLNNQTGILISKDGSKMAIDAGAAPICDARGAIVGVVIVFRDITERKRVEERLRLLSETVEQSSEGLAVISPEARVVFVNKAFAAMHGRVPEDLIGKNISVFHNPDQIPDVREANRKLLTEGYFSGEMWHAREDGTVFPGLMHNSVLRDNGGKMIGLIATLRDITDLKETQEALLKSHQELETYSSSLEAKVEERTKDLERSRIELKKYSESLEKTNEALRIIIEGIEEQKKEVEKRIVHNINLTVRPILDQLKSQDISETVGFLLQSLEFNLTNIFSSFGFNIMQGGHLLTPREIRICEMIRSGLSSKQIAKVMGISPQTVLVHRKNVRKKLALGKSRRNLASFLKANL